A region of the Bacillus sp. NP247 genome:
ATCGAGGAAGCTATTCTCTTTACTTCAGCTTCTCTGATGGTTATATTCAACGCGCTGAAATATCTAAAAGTGAACATCATTAATACGTTACAAGCAATATAAAATATATAAAGCATAAAAAAATCCTTCAAGAACGTGCCTTTTCTTGAGGGATTTTATTTTGTTTCTATCTATTTAACATAATACAAAGCTGTAAAACTACTACTGATTAAAGTTCCACTTTATTTTTCTTAGTGCTCCGCATTCCATTCACTTAAATACGTTGCATATTCTAGTTCATCTGGATCATCATATAACATAGAAATAAACTCTAATTTATTTCCATCACAATCTAGAAAATATACGCTTGCAGCTGGCATCCACCTTTGGACAATTGGCTCTTGATTTCCTTTCCCCTGACTCCCTACCACCTCTATTCCACGCTTCTCTAACCACAATTTGGAAGTCTTTAAAAACTCTACATCTACACGAAAAGCGAAGTGTTTCATCTCGAAATCTTCATTAGTATGTACTTCCCATAATCCGAGCATTTGTTTTTTATTTTCTCCTACCCAAAAGAACGCAACTCGTCTTTTCGATAGTTTTTTTGCGAATACTAAACCTAACTTATTTTGATAGAAATCTATCGCCTTTTCTAAATTTCTTACATGTAAATGAGTTTCATATATGCTTTGTATCATTATATATTTCTCCCTCCTTTCTAATTTTTTTAAAATATGTTTTGTTTTTATCATACAAATTAATATATTTTTAAACATCCTACTTTTGTATAATTGTTCTTTCCTTCAAATGTATAGGTATCCAGCTCTATAACTGATGTCCCAATCCTAAAATTCAATATATTCACCATCCTTAAATTTACATTTTTATGTAGTTAGTTTCTCTCTATACTACCTTCACTAACAAGGATCTCTAGCTAAGCCTTTCATTGTTCAGTAAAAAAACAAGCCGTCCAACTCAAATGAATTGGATGGCTATTTGTTATGAGATTACTTCAATTTCCCCTCAAAAACAATTTTTCTACCACACGGTTCAACTTCTGTTTTTCCGTCTTTCTTTACTTCATGAAAGATTGGCTCTTCCATGCGACGAGACGGTGCATATCCTTCTTGTTCCATACGCGCTAAGCAGTCTGTAATTGTTTCGTTTTCGAGTACTTCAAATTTCTTTTTATTAGGTTGTTTTGTCATGCCCTAACCTACTTTCTATTTTTCTTGATGCGAATTGATTCTTCATGTAGACCATATATACCATTGCGAGAATTCCCATTATAATCATAACCGCAATAAAAAAGCTTGTATACTGTATTTTTTCTATAAATATGCCTCCTAATACAGGTCCCATAATACTTCCTATACTAAAGGCGATTCCGGATAATATATTACCTGCTGGTAGTAAGTGTCTCGGTAATAAATCTGTCATAAATCCAAGCCCTAGTGAGAAGCACGAGCCAATGACCATACCTGCTATAAGCATACATGCAAAGACAATCCAGTAATATTGATCAAATACTGCTGCGATTAGGAAAATGCCCGTACTTACGCTGAACGTCCACGTTAAAATATGATCTCTTCCGTATTTATCACTTAATATACCGAGTGGAATTTGTGTAATAATGCCCCCAACTGCGAATGCTGGTAATAAGAAGGAAACTTCCGATACAGACCATCCTTTGCGAAGTGCGTATACTGGTAAGTTACTATTTAACATCGCTTCAAGTACGCCGTATGCGAGCGGACCAATTAGCGCAATCCAAGCTAATCCAACGACTTGTTTATAACGAGAAAAGGATGATTCACTTTCAGTTTTTGCCTCATCTTGTGCTGGAAATGCATTTTTCGTTGGTAGTAGTAAAAGCCATCCTATTAAGCAAAGTATAGTAGATACGATAAATGGTGTTGCAAGACCGTACTGAACAGTGCTTGCTAAATACGGGCCAACTGCGAAACCAATTCCGAAGAATACACCGTATATCGATACTTGTCTACCTATTTTACTAGGATCTGACGTTGTCGTAATCCACGTTTGCGTTCCGACATGGAGCATATGATCTCCAACACCAACTAGGAACCTAAGAATAAACCATACCCAAAATGAAAATGTTTGTGTAAAAAAGAATAATGAAATAATAACGAGAAACCCACCAATTACGATAATTGGTTTCATTCCAAACTTTTGCATCGGTTTTTCAAGAAACGGTGAAATAAATAATATCCCGATGTATAATGCCGTCGCATGAATACCGTTAATACTTGAACTAACCCCTTCTTGTTCAAAAATCATTGCGATGGCAGGTAAGAGCATCCCTTGTGATAAACCTGAGATTGCCACAATCCCAACCATAATCCAAAATGTAAAACGCATTGACATCCCTAATCTCTCCCTTTTGTAATTCACCACACTCATTATATATTGTTTACTGTGGAATAAGAAAGAACTAGTGGCTGAAATAATTTTGGTTTTCCCACAAAAAAGAAGCTAGATACATTTAATCTAACTTCTTCCTCAACCTACTTATCTTCTAACCAATCCTCAACATGTTTTATAAATACATCTAAACAATCTATAAACGGTGAGTGTCCGCAATCTTCTAATATCTTCAACTCTGCATTTGGCAAATGTTTTGCTAATTCCTCACCGACTACTTGCGGTACGACGTAATCTCTGTCACCTTGTATGACGAGTGTTGGAGCTTTAATATGATGAATTTGCTTATTTCCCTCTACAACCCCGTTATGTTCATCCGAAATATTAAATGTAATGAGCGCATAATTCACATCAACGAAATTGCGCTGCGTTAACATATCATTTAAATACTTTTCATAACGATCCGGTTCAGGTTGATTATGTGTATATATTAATAGGTTCCATACTGTACGGTAATATACTTTATTCATATTTTTTATCGCATCTAGCACTGGAGCAATTTGTACGGGATCTTGCGCGATTTCTTCTTTCGTCTTTACTAAACTTGATACGATCGGTTGCCCGTTAATATCTTTTTTAAAGATTGGATATCCCTTCATTCCCACTGATTCTACTAAAATCAACTTTTCGACAAATGTTGGATGATTCGCTGTAAATTGCATCGCAACACCACCACCCATTGACCATCCCATTAATGAAAATTTCTTCAAATTTAATTTATCTATAAAAAGTTTCACATCTTCTGCAAAGTCTTGCAAAGAATCTATCGGCTTATTATACGTTGATTGTCCAAATCCTCTTAAATCAATTGCGTAAATATGATATTGATTTTGTAGTTTCTCAATAACTAAATCAAAGTGTTGTGACGACGTCATATTTCCATGAATGAGCACGAGTATTTCTTCATTTTGCCTTCCAACTTCTTGATATGCAATCGTTTCTCCGTTCGATAGTGAAACATACTCCATTGTTGCAGGCTTAATCATCACAAGTTCCCCCATTCTTTTAATAGAAAGAAAATTCTTTACTTAATTAAAGAATACCATACAGAATGTACGTTCTCAATATAAAATCTATACGAAATTCCCACATAAAACAACATGTCTATTACTAGACAATTAAAATAAAAGGGTATATAGTTAGCTAGGTAACTAATTTGAAAGGATCAAAATACATGGACGAAAAACAACATTTTTTCCACATTGTCAGTCAAACTTCTCGTAAGTTTACGAAGAAATTTAATGAACGTGTATCTCCAACAGGATTATTTAGTGCGCAATGGGCTGTTATTTTCCGCATTAATCAAACTGGATCTTGTACTCAAACAGAATTATGTCAGTATTTAAATGTTGAATCACCAACGATGACCCGCACGTTAACACGTATGGAAACGATGGGCTGGATTATACGTACGGAAGGAAAAGATCGCCGTGAGAAGCTCATTTCCTTATCGGAAACAGCAATAGAAATGATTCCAGTATGGCAAGAAGAAGTTGATTCCTTTGAAGAAAAGACGCTAGAAGGTATTAAAGAAGAAGACTTACATGAAGCTTTTCAATTGTTACAACAAATTATCAAAAATTTAGATCATTAATATGGAGGGATGACGATGCAAAGTGAAAAACTTTGGACGAAGGATTTCCTCGGAACTTGTTTTAGTAGTCTGTTTCTCTTTTTAACATTTTACATGCTTATGACTACTCTGCCCGTCTACGTTATAGACGGCCTAAAAGGAAAACCTGAGGAAATTGGTTTAGTTGCAACTGTTTTTCTTATTTCATCTGTTTTATGTAGACCATTCACAGGAAAATGGCTCGATGAATTAGGAAGAAAGAAAATTTTATTTATTTCACTTTCATTATTTTTAGCCGCTACTGTTATGTATTTCGGTACGCAAAGTTTATTTTTATTACTTGCCCTTCGCTTCTTACATGGTATTGGGTTTGGGATGGCAACAACTGCAACTGGTACGATTGTAACAGATGTTGCACCAGCTCATAGACGAGGCGAAGCACTTTCATATTTCGGCGTATTTATGAGTTTGCCAATGGTAATTGGTCCTTTTCTAGGCTTAACTATTATCTCTCATTTTTCGTTTACTGTATTATTTATCGTTTGTTCCTTATTTTCATTACTTGCATTTTTATTAGGATTACTTGTAAATATTCCGCATGAAGCACCAGTAAGTAAACAAAAACGAGAAAAAATGAAATGGAAGGACTTACTTGAACCATCTTCTATTCCGATCGCTCTAACAGGATTTGTTTTAGCCTTTTCTTATAGTGGTATTTTATCCTTTATTCCTATTTATGCAAAAGAACTCGGTTTAAGCGAAATTGCAAGTTACTTCTTTATTTTATACGCACTTGTTGTGGTAATTTCTCGTCCATTTACAGGAAAGCTTTTTGATCGCTTCGGTGAAAATGTACTTGTTTATCCAGCTATCATTATTTTCACAATCGGGATGTTCATTTTAAGCCAAGCGCAAACTTCATTTTGGTTCCTTGGCGCAGGTATGCTAATCGGTTTAGGTTACGGAACATTAATTCCAAGTTTCCAAACGATTGCGATTTCTGCCGCTCCAAACCATCGACGTGGTTCTGCGACAGCTACGTACTTCTCATTCTTTGATAGCGGTCTCGGCTTTGGCTCTTTTATTTTAGGTATAGTCGCAGCTAGGTCAAGTTATCATAATATGTATTTTATCGCAGCTATTATCGTTGCGTTCACTTTACTACTTTATTATGGATTACACGGACGAAAACAAAAATTCAAAAAGCAAAGCACCGATGGACAAATATCTGCTTAACATTCATAAGGAAAGTAAACTTATCCGTTTACTTTCCTTATTTTGTATTTCTTTCAAGACGAGCGTATACTTATAATAGAAACTAAAGGAGGTACCTATATGAAATTTAAAAA
Encoded here:
- a CDS encoding VOC family protein, with amino-acid sequence MIQSIYETHLHVRNLEKAIDFYQNKLGLVFAKKLSKRRVAFFWVGENKKQMLGLWEVHTNEDFEMKHFAFRVDVEFLKTSKLWLEKRGIEVVGSQGKGNQEPIVQRWMPAASVYFLDCDGNKLEFISMLYDDPDELEYATYLSEWNAEH
- a CDS encoding NETI motif-containing protein, translating into MTKQPNKKKFEVLENETITDCLARMEQEGYAPSRRMEEPIFHEVKKDGKTEVEPCGRKIVFEGKLK
- a CDS encoding MFS transporter, whose protein sequence is MSMRFTFWIMVGIVAISGLSQGMLLPAIAMIFEQEGVSSSINGIHATALYIGILFISPFLEKPMQKFGMKPIIVIGGFLVIISLFFFTQTFSFWVWFILRFLVGVGDHMLHVGTQTWITTTSDPSKIGRQVSIYGVFFGIGFAVGPYLASTVQYGLATPFIVSTILCLIGWLLLLPTKNAFPAQDEAKTESESSFSRYKQVVGLAWIALIGPLAYGVLEAMLNSNLPVYALRKGWSVSEVSFLLPAFAVGGIITQIPLGILSDKYGRDHILTWTFSVSTGIFLIAAVFDQYYWIVFACMLIAGMVIGSCFSLGLGFMTDLLPRHLLPAGNILSGIAFSIGSIMGPVLGGIFIEKIQYTSFFIAVMIIMGILAMVYMVYMKNQFASRKIESRLGHDKTT
- a CDS encoding alpha/beta fold hydrolase; translation: MGELVMIKPATMEYVSLSNGETIAYQEVGRQNEEILVLIHGNMTSSQHFDLVIEKLQNQYHIYAIDLRGFGQSTYNKPIDSLQDFAEDVKLFIDKLNLKKFSLMGWSMGGGVAMQFTANHPTFVEKLILVESVGMKGYPIFKKDINGQPIVSSLVKTKEEIAQDPVQIAPVLDAIKNMNKVYYRTVWNLLIYTHNQPEPDRYEKYLNDMLTQRNFVDVNYALITFNISDEHNGVVEGNKQIHHIKAPTLVIQGDRDYVVPQVVGEELAKHLPNAELKILEDCGHSPFIDCLDVFIKHVEDWLEDK
- a CDS encoding MarR family winged helix-turn-helix transcriptional regulator; protein product: MDEKQHFFHIVSQTSRKFTKKFNERVSPTGLFSAQWAVIFRINQTGSCTQTELCQYLNVESPTMTRTLTRMETMGWIIRTEGKDRREKLISLSETAIEMIPVWQEEVDSFEEKTLEGIKEEDLHEAFQLLQQIIKNLDH
- a CDS encoding MFS transporter; the protein is MQSEKLWTKDFLGTCFSSLFLFLTFYMLMTTLPVYVIDGLKGKPEEIGLVATVFLISSVLCRPFTGKWLDELGRKKILFISLSLFLAATVMYFGTQSLFLLLALRFLHGIGFGMATTATGTIVTDVAPAHRRGEALSYFGVFMSLPMVIGPFLGLTIISHFSFTVLFIVCSLFSLLAFLLGLLVNIPHEAPVSKQKREKMKWKDLLEPSSIPIALTGFVLAFSYSGILSFIPIYAKELGLSEIASYFFILYALVVVISRPFTGKLFDRFGENVLVYPAIIIFTIGMFILSQAQTSFWFLGAGMLIGLGYGTLIPSFQTIAISAAPNHRRGSATATYFSFFDSGLGFGSFILGIVAARSSYHNMYFIAAIIVAFTLLLYYGLHGRKQKFKKQSTDGQISA